A region from the Wansuia hejianensis genome encodes:
- a CDS encoding TPM domain-containing protein: MKKKMISFLLILILCLGMTIPAYAEDSEGFADEYYRVNDLADLMTDSEESKLLDVLDEISIRQKMDVIVMTTDTLEGLTVEEFADDMYDYCEYGYGADKDGVLLLISTEDNDCYISTCGYGITAFTDAGIKYIPKQMMDDLKSQDYFSACMTFAELCDDFITQARNGSPYTARTLPKDALPFYWIFISIGVGVILAFVIVGRMKAQLKTVRFQAAAGNYVKDGSMNITESRDLFLYHTVTKTAKEKSSSGSSTHTSSSGRTHGGGGTKF; encoded by the coding sequence TATCCTCATCCTTTGTCTTGGTATGACAATTCCGGCATATGCAGAGGATTCCGAAGGCTTTGCGGATGAATATTACCGGGTGAATGATCTGGCCGATCTTATGACTGACAGTGAGGAAAGCAAATTGCTTGATGTGCTGGATGAAATCAGTATCCGACAGAAGATGGACGTAATCGTTATGACGACAGATACACTCGAAGGATTAACGGTTGAGGAATTTGCAGATGACATGTACGACTACTGTGAATATGGATATGGAGCAGATAAAGATGGTGTGCTCTTATTGATCAGTACAGAAGATAATGACTGTTACATATCAACCTGTGGTTATGGTATCACTGCTTTTACCGATGCGGGGATTAAGTATATTCCGAAACAGATGATGGATGATCTGAAATCGCAGGATTATTTTTCCGCATGTATGACATTTGCTGAGCTGTGTGATGATTTTATTACACAGGCACGAAATGGAAGCCCATATACAGCACGCACACTTCCAAAAGACGCCTTACCATTCTATTGGATCTTTATTTCCATCGGTGTTGGTGTGATTCTGGCATTCGTTATCGTCGGAAGAATGAAGGCACAGCTGAAGACCGTTCGGTTCCAGGCTGCGGCAGGAAATTATGTGAAAGATGGAAGTATGAATATCACAGAAAGCAGAGATTTGTTCTTGTACCATACAGTAACCAAGACGGCAAAAGAAAAGAGTTCTTCAGGCAGCAGCACCCACACATCATCTTCTGGTAGAACGCATGGTGGTGGAGGTACGAAATTCTAG